The Desulfatitalea tepidiphila genome window below encodes:
- a CDS encoding efflux RND transporter periplasmic adaptor subunit — protein MLRIVLCTVIVLAGISGFIALASLKKPPAEVLEGERPLKVKVEKIQAASIPVTITGYGQVRTVTAVHISAEVAGQVVAVHPRLRVGERIVADEVLFRIDDRNYAAAVAQGMAEVDQLAGVVARLEKQARIDAQRLRTLERNRELAGAEFQRVSNLFDEHQVGTRSSVDRAEQAYNTAVDQADQMAQAVALYPIRIQEAGSTLAAARARLQLAHANLARCEVRAPFDCRLTLAAVEQGQYVSPGPPLLTLADDRLLEIQVPLDSRDVRQWMRFAPASEPVNQAWFGQPETVACRIRWSEDKAGHAWHGRLHRIVAYDEKTRTITVAVRIAAADAVAGNGDLPLVEGMFCSVEIPGRTLPQAFRVPRSAVSFKDTVFVAMDGRLKTVAVQVARLDGDHAYITGGLNEGDAVIVTRLVDPLENSMLEVLNDRS, from the coding sequence ATGTTGCGGATTGTTCTTTGCACGGTGATCGTGCTGGCCGGTATCTCCGGATTCATCGCCCTGGCCAGCCTGAAAAAGCCGCCGGCCGAGGTTCTGGAGGGCGAGCGGCCGCTGAAAGTCAAGGTGGAGAAGATCCAGGCGGCTTCGATCCCGGTGACGATCACGGGATACGGCCAGGTGCGCACCGTTACGGCGGTCCATATCTCGGCCGAGGTGGCGGGTCAGGTGGTGGCCGTGCATCCCAGGTTGCGGGTCGGCGAGCGCATCGTGGCCGACGAAGTTTTGTTCCGCATCGACGATCGCAATTATGCCGCCGCCGTTGCCCAGGGGATGGCGGAGGTGGATCAATTGGCCGGCGTAGTGGCACGGCTGGAAAAACAGGCCCGGATCGACGCCCAGCGGCTCAGGACCCTGGAGCGCAACCGGGAATTGGCCGGCGCGGAGTTTCAGCGGGTGAGCAATTTGTTCGACGAGCACCAGGTCGGAACGCGGTCGAGCGTGGACCGGGCCGAACAGGCCTACAATACGGCCGTGGACCAGGCCGATCAGATGGCCCAGGCCGTGGCCCTCTATCCGATCCGCATCCAGGAGGCCGGCAGCACGCTGGCGGCCGCCCGGGCAAGGTTGCAGCTGGCGCACGCCAACCTGGCGCGTTGCGAGGTCCGCGCTCCCTTCGACTGCCGTTTGACCCTGGCCGCCGTGGAACAGGGACAGTATGTTTCTCCCGGGCCGCCGCTTTTGACCCTGGCCGACGATCGCCTGCTGGAGATTCAGGTGCCTTTGGACAGCCGGGATGTGCGTCAATGGATGCGTTTTGCCCCGGCATCCGAGCCGGTCAACCAGGCCTGGTTCGGTCAACCCGAAACGGTGGCGTGCCGCATTCGCTGGAGCGAGGACAAGGCGGGGCATGCATGGCACGGCCGTTTGCACCGCATCGTGGCCTACGATGAGAAGACACGCACGATTACAGTGGCGGTGCGCATCGCGGCAGCCGATGCCGTGGCGGGCAATGGGGACCTGCCCCTGGTCGAAGGGATGTTCTGCTCCGTGGAAATACCCGGCCGGACGCTGCCCCAGGCCTTCAGAGTGCCCCGGTCGGCGGTAAGTTTTAAGGATACCGTATTCGTTGCTATGGACGGACGGCTCAAGACCGTGGCGGTGCAGGTGGCCCGGCTCGATGGTGATCACGCATACATCACCGGCGGCCTGAACGAAGGCGATGCGGTCATCGTCACCCGCCTGGTCGATCCACTGGAGAATAGCATGCTTGAAGTACTGAACGATCGCTCCTAG
- a CDS encoding antibiotic biosynthesis monooxygenase family protein, with translation MAVKALIKRVVPESKAREMIPLFRQMRSLAMNQDGYISGETLRNLNNSEEFLVISSWQSSQDWIKWLESTERQQIQQKIDALLGGQTKYEIYHYGFSE, from the coding sequence ATGGCAGTAAAAGCCCTGATCAAACGAGTCGTACCGGAAAGCAAAGCGCGCGAGATGATTCCCCTGTTCAGGCAGATGCGTTCCCTGGCCATGAATCAGGATGGCTACATTTCGGGCGAAACGCTGCGGAACCTGAACAACTCCGAAGAATTCCTGGTCATCAGCAGCTGGCAATCTTCACAGGACTGGATCAAATGGCTTGAAAGCACTGAGCGGCAGCAGATTCAACAAAAAATCGATGCCCTCCTGGGCGGCCAGACCAAATATGAAATCTACCACTATGGGTTCAGTGAATAG
- a CDS encoding TolC family protein, translated as MTSLLYRTLLSILSAMGLCAMGLLAVAPVCSAVEGVPTGDPTEALKEIRVLDLRTAAQIALAGNPSLAAAQARVMQAGQVVRQAQAPYWPQIDAKAGAVRMDLSERELDNQRLSYDLIRGLYPPGTVPTFDSVYSNPEEYYSAGLSATWLLFDGLAREFTLAAARYGEKASQAARDDVERLLLSAVTIAYLQSQLALENVKIANEDERFNQRQLVEARLRYEVGTGALSDVLNFEVRVNAAKSARIQEERGYRAGLASLAALLGLPQGRLPGHVGLAELAPTTPPELAEPDGPGSVALALSLRPDLKRFDWIVQQADAGVKTARAGYYPTLALTASYDGERSEDFDFESEDFGNSVGVGLTWNLFAGGLTRARTSEARARLYETEKLRGDAQVQVASEIEKIIAEIESAQGVLRLQESNTALVQQQRDLVEKEYRAGVGSLVRLNQAQRDLNVSQSQLAQARVALRVSWYNLQTATGQIIETFKN; from the coding sequence ATGACTTCACTGTTGTATCGAACGCTGTTATCTATCTTGTCCGCGATGGGCCTGTGCGCGATGGGGCTGTTGGCCGTAGCGCCCGTCTGCTCGGCCGTAGAAGGGGTGCCGACAGGCGATCCGACCGAAGCGCTGAAGGAGATTCGGGTTCTGGACCTCCGGACCGCCGCGCAAATTGCACTGGCCGGCAACCCTTCCCTGGCGGCGGCGCAGGCCCGGGTGATGCAGGCGGGTCAGGTCGTCCGGCAGGCCCAGGCTCCCTATTGGCCCCAGATCGATGCCAAGGCCGGGGCTGTCCGCATGGATCTTTCGGAAAGAGAGCTCGACAACCAGCGGCTGTCATACGATTTGATCCGGGGATTGTATCCACCGGGAACCGTTCCGACCTTTGACAGTGTATACAGCAATCCCGAAGAGTACTACTCAGCCGGCCTGTCGGCCACCTGGCTTCTGTTCGACGGTCTGGCCCGTGAGTTCACCCTGGCGGCGGCCCGTTACGGGGAAAAGGCCAGCCAGGCGGCCCGGGACGATGTCGAGCGGCTGCTGCTGTCCGCAGTTACGATCGCCTATCTACAGTCCCAGCTGGCGTTGGAGAATGTCAAGATCGCCAACGAAGACGAGCGCTTCAACCAGCGCCAGCTCGTCGAGGCGCGTCTGCGATACGAGGTGGGCACCGGGGCCTTGAGCGACGTGCTCAATTTCGAAGTGCGCGTCAATGCAGCCAAGAGCGCCCGCATCCAGGAGGAGCGCGGCTACCGCGCCGGTCTGGCCAGCCTGGCCGCTCTGTTGGGACTGCCCCAGGGGCGCTTGCCCGGGCATGTGGGCCTGGCCGAACTGGCGCCGACCACACCGCCGGAACTGGCCGAGCCCGACGGCCCCGGGTCGGTGGCACTGGCCCTGAGCCTGCGGCCCGATTTGAAACGCTTCGATTGGATCGTGCAGCAGGCCGACGCAGGGGTAAAAACAGCCCGGGCCGGATACTACCCGACCCTCGCCCTTACCGCCAGCTATGATGGCGAACGCAGCGAAGATTTCGATTTCGAGAGTGAAGATTTCGGCAACTCCGTCGGCGTGGGGCTGACCTGGAACCTGTTTGCCGGCGGCCTGACGCGGGCGCGCACCAGCGAAGCCAGGGCGCGCCTTTACGAGACCGAGAAGCTGCGCGGCGACGCCCAGGTGCAGGTGGCGTCGGAAATCGAAAAGATCATCGCCGAGATCGAGTCGGCCCAAGGCGTGCTCCGTCTCCAGGAGTCCAATACGGCCCTGGTGCAGCAGCAGCGGGACCTCGTGGAGAAAGAGTACCGTGCGGGCGTGGGCTCGCTGGTGCGCCTGAACCAGGCCCAGCGCGATTTGAATGTGTCACAATCACAGCTCGCCCAGGCCCGGGTGGCCCTGCGGGTGTCCTGGTACAATCTGCAGACGGCCACCGGTCAGATTATAGAAACCTTCAAGAATTGA
- a CDS encoding TAXI family TRAP transporter solute-binding subunit: MKKFSFHLMVLVAALALLATPAMAQDYSVQIGGGPTGGTFNTFSNAMAIYVPKVNANIKASSVGSGGSVENLKRVSSGESDFGLAYAVDSALGYVGKLPKDENKYSGQRVLGYLYGAPAQLVINAGSGINSASDLKGKRVAVGNAGSGAAASAERFFRHIGVWDNFKPTFMGYSAAASAFKDGKIDAFWVLVGYPNRSIIEASVQAKINLVDVGLEAEKTGFYDAFAYSPTTIPAGIYGKDVGECQTFQDSTMLIANKDLSEDLVYAVMKTLWSKDGMEAMVTAAKTFEEMNLENAFRGASVPLHPGAVKFWKEQGKEIPAKLMP, translated from the coding sequence ATGAAAAAGTTCAGCTTTCACCTAATGGTGCTCGTTGCAGCTCTGGCGCTGTTGGCGACACCGGCCATGGCCCAGGATTACAGCGTCCAGATCGGCGGCGGACCCACGGGCGGCACTTTCAACACCTTCTCCAACGCCATGGCCATCTATGTACCCAAGGTCAATGCCAACATCAAAGCCTCATCCGTGGGTTCGGGCGGATCGGTGGAAAACCTCAAACGGGTCTCCAGCGGAGAGTCCGATTTCGGCCTGGCCTACGCCGTTGACAGCGCCCTGGGATATGTGGGCAAACTGCCCAAGGACGAAAACAAATATTCTGGCCAACGCGTCTTGGGCTACCTGTACGGCGCACCTGCCCAGCTCGTGATCAATGCCGGCAGCGGTATCAACTCGGCCTCTGACCTGAAGGGCAAACGCGTGGCCGTGGGTAATGCGGGCTCCGGTGCCGCGGCCAGTGCCGAACGCTTCTTCCGCCACATCGGCGTGTGGGACAACTTCAAACCCACCTTCATGGGATACTCGGCAGCGGCCAGCGCCTTCAAAGACGGCAAGATCGACGCCTTCTGGGTGCTGGTAGGCTATCCCAACCGATCGATCATCGAAGCCAGTGTCCAGGCCAAGATCAACTTGGTCGACGTGGGTCTGGAAGCTGAAAAAACCGGTTTTTACGATGCCTTCGCCTACAGCCCGACCACCATTCCGGCCGGCATCTACGGCAAGGATGTGGGCGAATGCCAGACCTTCCAGGACTCGACCATGCTCATCGCCAACAAAGATCTCTCCGAGGATCTGGTCTATGCGGTCATGAAGACCCTGTGGTCCAAAGACGGCATGGAGGCCATGGTCACGGCCGCCAAGACCTTCGAAGAGATGAACCTGGAAAACGCCTTCCGCGGCGCATCGGTGCCCCTGCACCCGGGTGCGGTGAAATTCTGGAAGGAACAGGGCAAGGAGATTCCGGCCAAGTTGATGCCGTAA
- a CDS encoding NAD(P)/FAD-dependent oxidoreductase: MPSADSSQTSRFDVIIVGAGPAGLFAAYWLCEHSDLKVLMVDKGKPPERRQCPMKTTGECRHCKPCNVLCGLGGAGLFSDGKLNYIEKLGKTDLTQFMSRSAAQTLIGETETIFNRFGMDGPVFPTDMAAAQQIRKAAKRFGIDLMIIKQKHLGSDRLPAHIAGMVDHLRARGVVIHSSEEVREIQVDHGRVVGIATQRKAYHAPYVILAPGRAGADWMGRVAAQFDLGVQQRGIEVGVRVEVHNDILHDLCEIIYDPTFFIQTAKYDDQTRTFCTNQGGYVALENYSRFVCVNGHAYQERKSENTNFAFLSKVVLTEPVTDNQAYGEAIGQLATLIGGGRPILQRFGDLKRGRRSTWHRIEKGYIRPTLTNVVCGDIAMALPERILTNLIEGLEQLNRVVAGVSNDETLLYAPEIKFFATQVETDAHLETKVHGLYVAGDGPGVAGNIVSAAATGLMPAKAILTKSGLDGGGQED, translated from the coding sequence TTGCCCTCTGCGGATTCGTCACAGACATCCCGATTCGATGTGATCATTGTCGGAGCGGGGCCGGCCGGTCTGTTTGCCGCCTATTGGCTGTGCGAGCACTCGGATTTGAAGGTGCTCATGGTGGATAAGGGCAAACCGCCGGAACGGCGCCAATGCCCGATGAAGACGACAGGAGAGTGCCGCCACTGCAAGCCATGCAATGTTCTGTGCGGTCTTGGCGGGGCCGGACTCTTTTCGGATGGCAAGCTCAATTACATCGAAAAGCTGGGCAAGACCGACCTGACCCAGTTCATGAGCCGGTCGGCGGCCCAAACGTTGATCGGGGAGACCGAAACGATCTTCAACCGGTTCGGCATGGACGGCCCCGTCTTTCCCACGGATATGGCCGCGGCCCAGCAGATCCGCAAGGCCGCCAAGCGCTTCGGCATCGATCTGATGATCATCAAGCAGAAGCACCTGGGCAGTGACCGCTTGCCCGCGCATATCGCCGGCATGGTGGATCACCTGCGCGCCAGGGGGGTGGTGATTCACAGCTCCGAGGAGGTGCGCGAGATACAGGTGGACCACGGGCGGGTCGTCGGTATCGCGACCCAACGCAAGGCCTACCATGCCCCATATGTCATTCTGGCGCCCGGTCGCGCCGGGGCCGATTGGATGGGGCGGGTGGCCGCCCAATTCGACCTGGGGGTTCAGCAGCGCGGTATCGAGGTGGGTGTCAGGGTGGAAGTGCACAACGATATTCTGCATGATCTGTGCGAAATCATTTACGATCCGACCTTTTTCATCCAAACGGCCAAGTACGACGACCAGACCCGTACCTTTTGCACCAATCAGGGCGGTTACGTGGCCCTGGAAAACTACAGCCGCTTTGTTTGCGTCAACGGCCATGCCTATCAGGAGCGTAAGTCGGAAAACACCAATTTTGCTTTTTTGTCCAAGGTGGTGCTCACCGAGCCGGTGACCGACAATCAGGCTTACGGTGAGGCGATCGGGCAGTTGGCGACGCTCATCGGCGGCGGTCGACCGATCCTGCAGCGCTTCGGGGATCTGAAGCGCGGTCGCCGCAGCACCTGGCATCGTATCGAAAAGGGTTATATCCGTCCGACTCTGACCAATGTGGTTTGCGGGGACATTGCCATGGCCCTGCCCGAACGGATACTGACCAACCTCATCGAAGGCCTGGAACAGCTCAACCGGGTGGTCGCCGGCGTTTCCAACGACGAAACCTTGTTATACGCTCCCGAAATCAAGTTTTTCGCCACCCAGGTGGAGACCGATGCGCATCTGGAAACCAAGGTTCACGGACTCTATGTCGCCGGCGATGGACCGGGCGTGGCCGGCAATATCGTTTCGGCCGCCGCCACAGGATTGATGCCGGCCAAGGCCATCTTAACGAAGTCGGGATTGGATGGGGGAGGCCAGGAGGATTAG
- a CDS encoding flavodoxin family protein — MAIVAVQQAARGRRLKAKEKKMQILVLFYSKGGNTRRLAEAVAEGAGQVDGVQVLLRHTDEVSREDFVQSMAVIAGSPVYFGTMAAPLKKVFDDYVGVRRRMENKIGAAFATSGDPTGGKETTLMSILQALLIYGMVIVGDPLSATGHYGVACVGAPDSGTSENAKKMGRRVSELAKLISDNGMVGVTK; from the coding sequence ATGGCGATCGTAGCGGTGCAGCAAGCGGCCCGCGGCCGCCGATTGAAAGCCAAGGAGAAAAAAATGCAGATACTCGTACTTTTCTATTCCAAGGGTGGCAATACGCGCCGTTTGGCAGAAGCCGTTGCAGAGGGGGCCGGTCAAGTGGATGGCGTTCAGGTCCTGTTGCGTCACACCGATGAGGTGAGCCGCGAGGATTTCGTACAGAGCATGGCGGTCATCGCCGGATCACCCGTCTATTTCGGCACCATGGCGGCGCCGTTGAAGAAGGTATTCGATGACTACGTCGGGGTGCGCAGGCGTATGGAGAACAAGATCGGTGCGGCCTTTGCCACTTCGGGAGATCCCACCGGTGGCAAGGAGACCACTTTGATGTCAATTCTCCAGGCCCTGCTGATCTACGGCATGGTCATTGTGGGTGATCCGCTGTCGGCCACCGGTCATTATGGGGTGGCCTGCGTGGGGGCGCCGGATAGCGGGACCAGTGAAAACGCAAAAAAGATGGGCCGCCGCGTGTCCGAACTGGCCAAGTTGATCAGCGACAACGGGATGGTGGGCGTCACTAAATAG
- a CDS encoding efflux RND transporter permease subunit, whose protein sequence is MKHFLASFARNTVFANIMLVLMLAAGGLTTCSMTRENFPEFSLDMILITVPFPGADPEEVEEGVSRKIEEALEGLEGIKLIETHSAENVSTTRIEVLENYEIETVLDEVRTKINAISNFPVDAEKPVIEEMSVLDPVVLLYLSADMSERRIKEWAELFKDELQLLPEISRVSVFGTRDYEIGIEVSEERLRRYGLSFDQVAAAVRRSNLNMGGGTIRTQGEEIRLRTMGRRYTDKELADIVVLALPDGQIITLDRLADIKDDFSEDPIAATINGEPAVILMVFKTTEEDALAISRAVQDFVARRQAQLPASVSLKVLYDNTDMLQSRIDLMLKNGFIGMFIVFVLLYIFLSARLSLWAGMGIPISIAGAMVILWAMGGTINMISLFGFIMVLGIVVDDAIVVGEAIYVHRKNGEPPLQAAVEGVSEVGMPVVAAVLTTIVAFLPLLYVGGIMGKFIAIMPVVVIACLAVSLIECMFLLPAHLSDLPDPNQADGRPHPVVRQFERLQKGTANGMEWFVDRVYTPFLKKALFWRYISLSTAIAILFLSLGLVVGGLLKFEVLPDIDGFIMTATVEYPSGTPAEVTADALGHIEAALLRLQEKIPTLSGEPLIEDRLSLVGQTLEDIPRNGPHLGSVQAILLDSERRGMHAKRLMSLWEQEIGPIPGIKSLTFAGLSAGPPGDPIEVWIQGHQMPDILDASEALMARLRKFDGVYQTRSDFSPGKNEIRLSLKPEAHTLGLTVDDLARQIHAGYFGYEALRLQRGRDDVRVKVRYTADERSRLSDLAQVRIRTADGLEVPLNSVAELTHAPGYATINRADGMRRVTVSAAVDSSRANANEIIAELNHSFFPQLMYQYPGVRVALQGEQKKMREAFTPLGIGYPMALLGIFVVIATMFRSYLQPFVIMFTVPFGIIGAVFGHLLMGYDLSMMSAFGMVALTGVVVNDAIVMIERVNENLAEGMPFFDAIIAGGARRFRAVFLTTVSTVGGLAPLILETDFQARFLIPMALALAAGVAFATALTLVMIPSLLAILNDLRRVVRRWQTGQWPSREAVEPAAGRRIGDPMASSMPGQAPSSAVSHFNLPARPDQEYGV, encoded by the coding sequence ATGAAACATTTTCTGGCATCCTTTGCTCGTAATACCGTTTTCGCAAACATCATGCTGGTGCTCATGCTGGCCGCCGGCGGACTGACCACCTGCTCGATGACCCGCGAAAATTTCCCCGAATTTTCCCTGGACATGATTTTGATCACCGTGCCTTTTCCAGGTGCCGATCCTGAAGAGGTGGAAGAGGGGGTGAGCCGCAAGATCGAGGAGGCCCTGGAAGGGCTCGAGGGCATCAAGCTGATCGAAACCCACTCGGCCGAGAACGTGAGCACCACCCGCATCGAGGTCTTGGAGAATTATGAGATCGAAACGGTGCTGGACGAGGTGCGCACCAAGATCAACGCCATCTCCAATTTCCCCGTGGATGCCGAAAAGCCGGTGATCGAAGAGATGAGTGTGCTCGATCCGGTGGTCCTGCTATATCTTTCTGCCGACATGTCCGAGCGGCGAATCAAGGAGTGGGCCGAGCTGTTCAAGGACGAATTGCAGCTGCTGCCTGAAATTTCACGGGTCAGCGTCTTCGGCACCCGGGATTACGAAATCGGCATAGAAGTGTCCGAGGAGCGCCTGCGGCGATATGGCCTCTCTTTCGATCAGGTCGCCGCAGCCGTACGGCGCAGCAACCTCAACATGGGTGGCGGCACCATCCGCACCCAGGGCGAGGAGATCCGTTTGCGCACCATGGGGCGCCGTTATACCGACAAGGAGCTGGCCGATATCGTGGTATTGGCACTTCCCGACGGGCAGATCATCACCTTGGACCGCCTGGCCGACATCAAAGACGACTTCAGCGAGGATCCCATCGCCGCTACAATCAACGGCGAACCGGCCGTGATCCTCATGGTTTTCAAGACCACCGAAGAGGATGCCCTGGCCATCTCCAGGGCGGTGCAGGATTTCGTGGCCCGGCGGCAGGCGCAGCTGCCGGCAAGTGTCAGCCTGAAGGTACTCTACGACAATACCGACATGCTCCAGTCGCGCATCGACCTGATGCTCAAAAACGGCTTCATCGGCATGTTCATCGTCTTTGTGCTGCTTTACATTTTTCTCAGCGCCCGACTTTCGCTCTGGGCCGGCATGGGTATCCCCATCTCCATTGCCGGGGCGATGGTGATCTTATGGGCAATGGGCGGCACCATCAACATGATCTCCCTGTTCGGGTTTATCATGGTGCTGGGTATTGTGGTGGACGACGCCATCGTCGTGGGCGAGGCGATCTATGTACACCGCAAAAACGGCGAGCCACCGCTGCAGGCGGCGGTGGAGGGGGTCAGCGAGGTGGGCATGCCGGTGGTGGCGGCCGTCCTGACCACCATCGTCGCATTTCTGCCGTTGCTCTATGTGGGCGGCATCATGGGCAAGTTCATCGCCATCATGCCGGTGGTGGTGATCGCCTGCCTGGCGGTGTCGCTGATCGAATGCATGTTTTTGCTGCCTGCCCATCTGAGCGATCTACCCGATCCCAACCAGGCCGATGGCCGGCCCCATCCCGTCGTGCGGCAGTTCGAACGCCTCCAAAAGGGCACGGCCAACGGCATGGAGTGGTTTGTCGATCGGGTGTATACCCCCTTTTTAAAAAAGGCCCTCTTCTGGCGCTACATCTCTCTTTCCACGGCCATCGCCATTTTGTTCCTCAGTCTCGGCCTGGTGGTCGGCGGCCTCCTCAAGTTCGAGGTGCTGCCCGATATCGACGGCTTCATCATGACTGCTACTGTGGAATATCCCAGCGGCACGCCTGCCGAAGTCACCGCCGATGCTCTGGGGCACATCGAGGCGGCCTTGCTGCGCCTGCAGGAGAAGATCCCGACCCTTTCCGGCGAGCCGCTCATCGAGGATCGCCTCAGTCTGGTGGGTCAGACCCTCGAGGACATTCCGCGCAACGGCCCCCACTTGGGGTCGGTGCAGGCCATTTTGCTCGATTCCGAGCGCAGGGGGATGCATGCCAAAAGGCTCATGTCCCTGTGGGAGCAGGAGATCGGTCCCATCCCGGGGATCAAGTCCCTGACATTTGCCGGCCTGAGTGCCGGTCCGCCCGGAGATCCCATCGAGGTTTGGATTCAGGGCCACCAGATGCCGGATATCCTGGACGCTTCCGAAGCGTTGATGGCGCGGCTCCGAAAGTTCGACGGCGTCTATCAGACCCGCTCCGATTTTTCCCCGGGCAAGAACGAGATCCGCCTTTCGCTCAAACCCGAAGCCCACACCCTGGGTCTCACTGTGGACGACCTCGCCCGCCAGATCCATGCCGGCTATTTCGGGTACGAGGCCCTGAGGCTGCAGCGCGGTCGGGATGATGTGCGCGTCAAGGTCCGTTACACGGCCGACGAACGGAGCCGGCTGTCGGATCTGGCCCAGGTGCGGATTCGCACGGCTGACGGGCTTGAGGTGCCCCTCAATTCGGTGGCCGAGTTGACCCATGCCCCGGGTTATGCCACTATCAACCGGGCCGACGGAATGCGCAGGGTCACAGTGAGCGCCGCGGTAGACAGTTCCAGGGCCAACGCCAACGAGATTATTGCGGAGTTGAATCACTCTTTTTTTCCACAACTGATGTACCAGTATCCGGGTGTGCGGGTGGCCCTTCAGGGAGAACAAAAAAAGATGCGCGAGGCTTTCACGCCCCTCGGCATCGGTTATCCCATGGCCTTGCTGGGGATTTTCGTGGTTATTGCCACCATGTTTCGTTCCTATCTGCAGCCGTTCGTCATCATGTTTACCGTGCCGTTCGGGATCATCGGCGCCGTCTTCGGTCACCTGCTCATGGGCTATGACCTGTCGATGATGAGCGCCTTTGGTATGGTGGCGCTCACCGGCGTGGTGGTCAACGATGCCATCGTGATGATCGAACGCGTCAACGAGAACCTGGCCGAGGGCATGCCCTTTTTCGACGCGATCATCGCCGGTGGGGCACGCCGCTTCCGAGCCGTTTTCCTCACCACGGTGAGCACCGTGGGCGGGTTGGCGCCGCTGATCCTGGAGACCGATTTCCAGGCCAGATTCCTGATTCCCATGGCCCTGGCCCTTGCTGCTGGCGTTGCGTTCGCCACGGCGTTGACCCTGGTGATGATCCCGAGCCTGTTGGCCATTCTCAATGATCTGCGTCGCGTGGTACGGCGATGGCAAACCGGGCAGTGGCCGAGTCGCGAGGCGGTCGAGCCGGCGGCCGGTCGCCGAATCGGCGATCCAATGGCCTCGTCGATGCCGGGGCAGGCGCCATCTTCTGCCGTATCACATTTTAACCTTCCGGCCAGGCCGGACCAGGAGTATGGGGTATGA
- a CDS encoding MarR family winged helix-turn-helix transcriptional regulator, which yields MNDSDQLEQARFIYTTGRLIHERILRVHSRHLAARAGAIGSELSVAQLNMIAILSQQGPLSIGGLADQLGTTAPSASAMVDRLVEKGVLLREQSSEDRRKVAVRISPEAVKEISAVEESLFRLFRGLVEKLDPDTTRKWCEVLAAIQKVIMDDEAYGSGMAG from the coding sequence ATGAATGATTCCGATCAGCTGGAACAGGCCCGGTTCATTTATACCACCGGCCGGCTGATCCACGAACGGATCCTCAGGGTCCACAGCCGCCATCTGGCGGCCCGGGCCGGGGCCATCGGCAGCGAATTGTCGGTGGCCCAGCTGAACATGATCGCCATTCTCAGCCAGCAGGGCCCCCTTTCCATTGGCGGGCTGGCCGACCAGTTGGGGACTACGGCCCCTTCGGCATCGGCCATGGTGGATCGCCTGGTGGAAAAGGGCGTGTTGCTGCGGGAGCAGAGCAGCGAGGATCGCCGAAAGGTGGCGGTGCGGATTTCACCTGAGGCCGTCAAGGAGATCTCCGCCGTGGAAGAGAGCCTTTTTCGGTTATTCCGGGGATTGGTGGAAAAATTGGATCCCGACACGACCCGGAAATGGTGTGAGGTCCTGGCCGCCATCCAAAAGGTGATCATGGACGACGAGGCTTATGGATCGGGCATGGCCGGCTGA